The Fortiea contorta PCC 7126 genome has a segment encoding these proteins:
- a CDS encoding helicase-related protein yields the protein MPRIFDNIDLQLLPILRDTLKVSYRADFCVGYFNLRGWRKLDDLIEQYVGGETSCCRLLVGMQTLPSDEVHGAFTLGAGEGRLDNSTIIRLKKKIAAEFRQQLTLGAPTDNYEAGLRLLSRQLKTKKLVIKLFLAHPLHAKLYLVHRHDPNSPIVGFLGSSNLTLAGLRKQGELNVDILDYDATNKLQKWFEDRWQDYGCIDISKELAEIIDNSWAREELIPPYHIYLKIAYHLSHEAIAGLSEFRIPREFNNLFDFQKAAVQLAARHVTRRGGVIVGDVVGLGKTLVGTALAKILQEDCFWETLIICPKNLTSMWQEYVDNYRLYAKVMSISNVQNLLPELRRYRLVLIDESHNLRNREGKRYRAIAEYIATNESKCILLSATPYNKTYLDLSAQLRLFLPEDQDLGFRPEALINELGGGSLGELQFIRKHQCSVKSLAAFEKSEHPDDWRELMKRYMVRRTRSFIKDNYAKSDPSFSSLNQNKQVIRKYLEFPDGRRSYFPERLPRTIKFTLDTANDSYSSLYSEAIIAVINELNLPRYGLGNYVAAKPEQPPTDIEQRQISGLFRGGRRLMGFSRTNLFKRLESSGFAFIQSIERHILRNFIYLYALENELDIPIGTQSSELLDTRNNDEDADSVTASLFDVEIEEDDLTPIADRGEKAVEEILGSTEKAFRQQAESIYQEYTTRYQRRFKWLRSSLFDIKKLKKDLLTDAKALINILQKIGKWNSQADEKLIALINLLTETHPNEKVLIFTQFADSVRYITDNLQAKNITKVGGVTGRSQSPTELTGRFSPVSNNKRDRVSSTDELRILIATDILSEGHNLQDCAIIVNWDLPWAIIRLIQRAGRVDRIGQNAEKILCYSFLPAEGVERIINLRERLKQRLQENAEVVGTDETFFEDDDPQVILDLYNEKSGVLDGDEDTEVDLTSEAFQIWKQATDDNPALKKTIEEMQNVVYSTRGHIPQPVQPEGVLMYMKTTQGNDALIYVDRNGDSVTQSQLAVLKMAACEESTPAIAKDKQHHNLVEKGTQLLAEEEKNMGGQLGRPSGARFRSYERLKSYAQEMKNTLFVTEELLKAIDDIYRYPLRQSAIDTLNRQLRSGISNQQLAELVVALRRDDRLCIVSEEIEKREPQIICSLGLFKEE from the coding sequence ATGCCACGCATCTTTGACAACATTGACTTACAACTGCTACCGATTTTGCGGGATACCCTCAAAGTATCTTATCGGGCTGATTTTTGCGTGGGTTATTTTAACCTCAGAGGTTGGCGCAAGCTTGATGATTTAATTGAACAGTATGTTGGGGGAGAAACTTCTTGTTGTCGCTTGTTGGTGGGGATGCAAACTTTACCCAGCGATGAGGTGCATGGTGCATTTACGTTGGGTGCTGGGGAGGGTAGGCTCGATAATAGTACTATTATTCGTCTCAAAAAAAAGATAGCGGCGGAGTTTCGCCAACAGCTTACTCTCGGTGCGCCAACAGATAATTATGAAGCAGGTTTACGTCTTTTAAGCCGTCAATTAAAAACGAAGAAATTAGTTATTAAATTATTTTTAGCCCATCCTCTCCACGCTAAGTTATATCTCGTTCATCGCCATGACCCGAATAGTCCGATAGTTGGATTTTTAGGTAGTAGTAATTTGACTTTGGCAGGTTTGAGAAAACAAGGGGAATTAAATGTTGATATTCTAGATTATGATGCGACGAATAAACTGCAAAAGTGGTTTGAAGACCGTTGGCAAGATTACGGTTGTATTGATATTTCTAAAGAGCTTGCCGAAATAATTGATAACAGTTGGGCAAGGGAAGAATTAATTCCACCATATCATATTTATTTGAAGATTGCTTATCATTTATCCCATGAAGCGATCGCTGGACTTTCAGAATTCCGAATACCGCGTGAATTTAATAATTTGTTTGATTTCCAAAAAGCAGCGGTACAACTAGCAGCGCGTCATGTAACTCGTCGTGGTGGGGTAATTGTCGGGGATGTTGTGGGCTTGGGTAAAACATTAGTTGGTACTGCTTTAGCAAAAATATTACAAGAAGATTGTTTTTGGGAAACTTTAATTATTTGTCCGAAAAACTTAACTTCGATGTGGCAAGAATATGTGGATAATTATCGGCTTTATGCTAAGGTAATGTCCATTAGTAACGTCCAAAATTTGTTACCAGAATTGCGTCGCTATCGGTTGGTGTTAATAGATGAAAGTCATAATTTACGCAATCGAGAAGGAAAAAGATATCGAGCGATCGCAGAATATATTGCAACCAATGAAAGCAAATGCATTTTACTTTCGGCAACCCCATATAATAAAACTTATCTTGACCTTTCTGCTCAATTAAGATTATTTCTTCCTGAAGACCAAGATTTGGGTTTTAGACCGGAAGCTTTAATTAATGAATTGGGAGGAGGTTCTTTAGGAGAATTGCAATTTATTAGAAAGCATCAATGTTCTGTTAAATCTCTTGCTGCTTTTGAAAAAAGTGAACATCCCGATGATTGGCGAGAATTGATGAAACGCTATATGGTGCGGCGGACTCGTTCATTTATTAAAGATAATTATGCCAAATCTGACCCCAGTTTTTCTTCCCTTAATCAAAATAAACAAGTAATACGTAAATATTTAGAGTTCCCTGATGGTAGACGTTCTTATTTTCCCGAACGTTTACCCCGCACGATTAAATTTACTTTAGATACTGCTAATGATTCGTATTCTTCCCTTTATTCGGAAGCAATAATTGCAGTAATTAATGAACTAAATTTACCCCGTTATGGATTGGGTAATTATGTAGCAGCAAAACCTGAACAACCACCAACAGATATAGAACAGCGCCAAATTAGCGGTTTATTTCGCGGTGGACGTAGATTGATGGGTTTTTCCCGCACTAATTTATTTAAACGCCTAGAAAGTAGCGGTTTTGCTTTTATTCAATCAATTGAACGTCACATTTTACGTAATTTTATTTATTTATATGCTTTAGAAAACGAGCTTGATATCCCTATTGGTACTCAAAGTTCAGAATTATTAGATACGAGAAATAATGATGAGGATGCTGATTCGGTGACAGCAAGTTTATTTGATGTGGAAATAGAAGAAGATGACCTCACCCCGATAGCAGATAGGGGAGAAAAAGCGGTAGAAGAAATCCTGGGATCAACAGAAAAAGCTTTTAGACAACAAGCAGAATCAATTTATCAGGAATATACTACCCGATATCAGCGTCGTTTTAAATGGCTGCGTTCGTCATTGTTTGATATTAAAAAACTAAAAAAAGATTTATTAACTGATGCGAAAGCCCTAATTAATATATTGCAAAAAATTGGTAAATGGAATTCTCAAGCAGATGAAAAATTGATAGCCTTAATTAATCTATTAACAGAAACACACCCCAACGAAAAGGTATTAATTTTCACACAATTTGCAGATTCAGTACGCTACATAACAGATAACTTACAAGCAAAAAACATCACCAAAGTAGGAGGAGTAACGGGGCGATCGCAATCTCCTACAGAACTGACGGGAAGATTTAGCCCTGTGAGTAATAATAAGCGAGATAGGGTATCATCAACAGATGAATTACGGATATTAATCGCCACAGATATTTTAAGTGAAGGTCATAATTTACAAGATTGTGCAATTATTGTAAATTGGGATTTACCTTGGGCAATTATTCGATTAATTCAAAGGGCTGGACGGGTTGATCGAATTGGTCAAAATGCTGAAAAAATTCTCTGTTATTCTTTTCTTCCTGCTGAAGGTGTTGAACGTATTATTAATTTGCGGGAAAGACTCAAGCAAAGATTACAAGAAAATGCCGAAGTTGTGGGGACTGATGAGACATTTTTTGAGGATGATGATCCACAAGTAATTTTGGATTTATATAATGAAAAATCGGGTGTTTTAGATGGAGATGAAGATACAGAAGTTGATTTAACTTCAGAAGCATTTCAAATTTGGAAACAAGCAACTGATGATAATCCTGCACTGAAAAAAACTATCGAAGAAATGCAGAATGTGGTTTATTCTACTCGTGGACATATACCCCAACCAGTGCAACCAGAGGGAGTATTAATGTATATGAAAACCACTCAGGGAAATGATGCTTTAATTTACGTTGATCGCAATGGTGATAGTGTAACTCAATCGCAGTTAGCTGTGTTAAAAATGGCAGCTTGTGAAGAATCAACACCAGCAATAGCTAAAGATAAACAGCATCATAATTTAGTTGAAAAAGGTACTCAATTGCTGGCTGAAGAAGAAAAGAATATGGGTGGTCAATTGGGTAGACCATCGGGTGCGAGATTCCGTAGTTACGAACGATTGAAAAGTTATGCACAAGAGATGAAAAACACTTTGTTTGTGACTGAAGAACTATTAAAAGCCATTGATGATATTTATCGTTATCCGTTAAGACAGTCGGCAATTGATACTTTAAATCGGCAATTAAGAAGCGGTATTAGCAATCAGCAATTAGCAGAATTAGTAGTTGCTTTGCGAAGGGACGATCGCTTGTGTATTGTCAGTGAAGAAATTGAGAAACGGGAACCTCAAATTATTTGTTCTTTGGGATTATTTAAGGAAGAGTAA
- a CDS encoding type II toxin-antitoxin system HicB family antitoxin: protein MSKFKYQMLIQWSVEDNCFLVGFPDFPGQRWRTHGDTYEEAVANGIEALESLIMAYEATNEPLPQPTVYQVA, encoded by the coding sequence ATGAGTAAATTTAAGTATCAAATGTTGATTCAATGGTCTGTTGAAGACAACTGCTTCTTAGTTGGATTTCCTGATTTTCCCGGACAGCGTTGGCGCACTCATGGCGATACTTATGAAGAAGCTGTGGCGAACGGTATTGAAGCGTTAGAATCCCTAATTATGGCTTACGAAGCCACAAATGAACCGCTTCCACAGCCAACAGTTTATCAAGTTGCGTAA
- a CDS encoding type II toxin-antitoxin system HicA family toxin has product MPKKIRELKQWLRQVGFTELPGKGSHTNWIHPLYAGKLTVSGKERSDAKPYQEKDVQQAIKEVEEKQQQEKQEDE; this is encoded by the coding sequence ATTCCTAAGAAAATTAGGGAATTAAAACAATGGCTACGCCAAGTAGGTTTTACCGAACTACCAGGAAAAGGAAGCCACACTAACTGGATACATCCTTTATATGCTGGAAAGCTAACGGTTTCGGGAAAAGAAAGGTCGGACGCTAAACCCTACCAAGAAAAGGATGTGCAACAAGCTATAAAAGAGGTAGAGGAGAAACAACAGCAGGAGAAGCAGGAAGATGAGTAA
- a CDS encoding IS701 family transposase, producing MDVELQILKHLPRDAHPTVTIIDEYCAEYKDLFKEVRNYECFKYLHLGIMSPIKRKSLPEIAKAVSINSAQSLHHFLANSDWSVEELKQRRLNRLKTALDGNAITVVIDETGDRKKGKKTDYVARQYLGSVGKVDNGIVSVNAYGLYSNITFPLSVKIFKPKGTLKSGDKYKTKIELASEIITELIESGFNIKLVLADSLYGESSQFIRKLAEYQLDYVVAIRSNHGVWLPAGQSVRANKWCKFEKTFSNQKSEIRYIREIIYGKKRAITYWEITTDPETMPENSTSFVMTNLQGNLKKTLGDLYGLRTWVEYGFRQCKQELGWTNYRFTNFQHIERWWEMIFCVYTMISLNSSALLGLNLSRKIEPELQENSDADFSNHQQWNHESGWKNTLNNLRLIAQPLLLFWLIYPWIHIFPNSHLLLGFNQLISAMNQFKPYYASG from the coding sequence ATGGATGTAGAATTACAAATCCTCAAGCATTTGCCAAGAGATGCTCACCCAACAGTTACCATCATAGATGAATATTGTGCAGAGTATAAAGACCTGTTTAAAGAAGTAAGAAATTATGAGTGTTTCAAATATTTACATCTGGGAATAATGTCACCAATTAAAAGAAAATCGTTACCAGAGATAGCGAAAGCCGTAAGTATAAACTCTGCACAGTCATTACATCATTTTTTAGCTAATTCAGATTGGTCAGTAGAGGAATTAAAACAACGAAGATTAAATCGACTAAAAACAGCATTAGATGGCAATGCGATTACAGTAGTAATAGATGAAACAGGAGACAGGAAAAAAGGAAAGAAGACTGATTATGTAGCTAGGCAATATTTAGGGAGTGTCGGAAAAGTCGATAATGGAATAGTTTCAGTGAATGCTTATGGACTTTACTCTAATATAACTTTTCCTTTAAGTGTAAAAATATTCAAACCAAAAGGGACGCTAAAATCAGGAGATAAATATAAAACTAAAATAGAATTAGCATCAGAAATTATTACGGAGCTAATTGAATCAGGCTTTAATATTAAATTAGTACTAGCAGATAGTTTGTATGGTGAAAGTAGCCAATTTATTAGAAAACTAGCTGAATATCAACTAGATTATGTTGTAGCAATAAGAAGTAATCATGGAGTCTGGTTGCCAGCAGGACAGAGCGTTAGGGCGAATAAATGGTGTAAATTTGAAAAAACATTTAGCAATCAGAAATCAGAAATTAGATACATTAGGGAAATAATTTATGGTAAAAAAAGAGCCATAACTTACTGGGAAATAACCACTGATCCAGAAACCATGCCAGAGAATTCAACTTCTTTCGTAATGACAAATCTTCAAGGTAATCTCAAGAAAACTTTAGGAGATTTATATGGATTAAGAACCTGGGTAGAATATGGTTTTCGACAGTGTAAACAGGAACTAGGTTGGACAAATTATCGGTTCACAAATTTTCAACATATTGAGAGATGGTGGGAAATGATTTTTTGTGTTTACACAATGATTAGTTTAAATTCTTCCGCCTTGTTAGGCTTAAATCTATCTCGTAAAATTGAACCTGAGTTACAAGAAAATAGTGATGCTGATTTTTCTAATCATCAACAATGGAACCATGAATCCGGATGGAAAAATACTTTAAATAATCTACGTCTCATTGCCCAACCACTCTTACTATTTTGGTTGATTTATCCCTGGATACATATTTTCCCTAATTCTCATTTATTGCTGGGATTCAATCAATTAATTAGTGCAATGAATCAATTTAAACCCTATTATGCTTCTGGATAA
- a CDS encoding transposase, with the protein MPFYHRRTHVNLESTVNPLNLWCGRHVKLIDCSTVSMPDTPENQQAYPQSISQEPGCGFPIASICVIFSLITGAATALAIDILNTNDLKLARRIYQFLNPLDILLGDSAFCSYADFFWISNNGCDAIVRKHNGRCQKLQGGRLVGKNDKILTWEQPKTCPTTLTKEEFAALPNSLKIREIFYSIQIPGFRTKSVTLITTLLDIEAFPTNKIIELYHSRWNVELDLRHLKTSFGMDI; encoded by the coding sequence TTGCCTTTTTATCACCGTCGAACTCACGTAAATTTAGAATCAACAGTAAATCCATTAAATTTGTGGTGTGGTCGTCATGTTAAATTAATCGATTGTTCAACTGTGTCAATGCCAGATACTCCAGAAAATCAACAAGCGTACCCTCAATCAATTAGTCAAGAACCTGGATGTGGTTTTCCTATCGCGAGTATTTGTGTGATTTTCAGCCTGATAACTGGTGCTGCAACGGCTTTAGCTATTGATATATTGAATACTAACGATCTCAAATTAGCCAGAAGAATATATCAGTTTTTAAATCCACTAGATATTCTATTAGGTGATAGTGCTTTTTGCTCTTATGCTGATTTTTTCTGGATTTCTAATAACGGTTGTGATGCTATTGTCAGAAAACATAATGGTCGATGTCAGAAATTACAAGGTGGTCGTCTAGTTGGAAAGAATGATAAAATCTTAACTTGGGAGCAACCAAAAACTTGCCCAACAACATTAACAAAAGAAGAATTTGCGGCTTTACCTAATAGCTTGAAAATTCGAGAGATATTTTATTCAATTCAGATTCCAGGCTTCCGCACAAAATCAGTTACTTTAATTACCACTTTACTTGACATTGAAGCTTTCCCAACTAACAAGATAATAGAACTTTACCACTCTCGTTGGAATGTGGAGTTAGATTTAAGACATTTAAAAACTTCTTTTGGTATGGACATTTAA
- a CDS encoding four helix bundle protein — translation MGNIRSFKELRVWQNGMDVAMIIFEVTKSLTVEERFSLTDQIRRSSRSVAANISEALRKRRYSGAFVSKLNDAESEVAETQTWIEISLRCRYISSEKALELT, via the coding sequence ATGGGAAATATCCGCTCATTCAAAGAGTTAAGGGTATGGCAGAATGGAATGGATGTGGCGATGATAATTTTTGAGGTAACAAAATCTTTGACAGTAGAGGAACGTTTTTCTTTAACAGACCAGATACGACGCTCGTCGCGTTCTGTTGCAGCAAATATTTCAGAAGCGTTGAGAAAACGAAGATACTCTGGGGCATTTGTAAGTAAGCTTAATGATGCAGAAAGTGAAGTAGCGGAAACTCAAACCTGGATTGAAATTTCTTTGCGATGTCGTTATATAAGTTCAGAAAAAGCTTTAGAATTAACGTGA
- a CDS encoding acylase gives MTNPQRFLPFLLSIIFTLVVSSQSISTIPKNTEILWDTYGIPHIYGKSVQGAFQAFGWAQMQSHGNLLLRLYGQARGRAAEYWGEKYLKSDKWVLTMGVPKRGSAWYADQSPAFRVYLSAFATGINTYAKEHPDLIDDQVEVVLPVTPEDILSHLQRVMLFTFVVDPERVADITDKKSAPGSNGWAIAPKKSASGKAMLLANPHLPWGDLFLWYEAQITAPGIDAYGASLVGIPVLAIAFNDNLGWTHTVNTHDGWDAYKLKLQNNGYLFDGKVRAFETTAFLIKVKQKNGSLREQTFSVQNTVHGPVVPGKDGQLVALRVVGQDRPGVLKQWWDMASAKNLTEFQQALESLQLPMFTVMYADREGHIMHLFNGLVPVRQAGDFAYWQGIIPGDTSQTLWTKIHPYNDLPKVIDPASGWLQNANDPPWTTTFPSPLKADNYPAYMAPRGPMYFRAQRSAKMLAEDENISFQEMVAYKHSTQMELAERILDDLIPVAQKQGDELTRRAADVLAAWDRKADANSRGAVLFNAWVNNIDLDTLFSTPWNEKSPRTTPDGLANPTSAVKALADAAQKVKKVYGKLDIPWGDVFRLQYGNLDLPANGGDGDKGIFRVVNFAPTGDRQFRAIAGDSYVAAVEFSQPLKAMALTSYGNASQPNSTHVADQLQLFVRQQLRPVWRTRQEITDHLEQHKLF, from the coding sequence ATGACAAATCCACAACGATTTTTACCTTTTCTACTCAGCATCATATTTACGTTGGTGGTGAGTAGTCAAAGTATCAGTACTATACCTAAAAATACAGAAATCCTCTGGGATACTTACGGTATACCCCATATTTACGGTAAGAGTGTGCAGGGTGCTTTTCAAGCCTTTGGTTGGGCACAGATGCAAAGTCATGGTAACTTGCTGTTGCGCCTTTATGGACAAGCACGGGGACGGGCTGCCGAATACTGGGGAGAGAAATATCTAAAATCAGATAAATGGGTATTGACAATGGGCGTACCCAAACGTGGTAGTGCTTGGTATGCAGATCAAAGTCCGGCATTTCGCGTTTATTTGAGTGCCTTTGCTACGGGAATTAATACTTATGCCAAAGAGCATCCTGATTTAATTGATGATCAAGTAGAAGTAGTTTTACCTGTAACCCCAGAGGATATATTAAGTCATCTACAACGGGTAATGTTGTTTACTTTTGTAGTTGATCCAGAACGGGTGGCGGATATTACTGATAAAAAGTCGGCTCCAGGCTCAAATGGTTGGGCGATCGCCCCCAAAAAATCTGCTAGTGGCAAAGCTATGCTACTAGCCAATCCCCACTTGCCTTGGGGAGATTTATTTTTGTGGTATGAAGCCCAAATTACCGCTCCAGGTATTGATGCTTATGGAGCATCATTGGTAGGCATTCCCGTATTAGCGATCGCCTTCAATGACAATTTAGGTTGGACTCATACCGTCAATACGCATGATGGTTGGGATGCCTATAAACTAAAATTGCAGAATAATGGCTATCTTTTTGATGGCAAAGTTCGCGCTTTTGAAACAACAGCCTTTTTAATCAAGGTGAAGCAGAAAAATGGTTCGTTGCGCGAGCAAACATTCTCAGTCCAAAATACTGTTCACGGGCCTGTAGTTCCAGGTAAAGACGGTCAACTCGTGGCGTTGCGCGTTGTCGGTCAAGATAGACCTGGTGTATTAAAACAGTGGTGGGATATGGCAAGTGCTAAAAACCTCACCGAATTTCAGCAAGCGCTGGAAAGCTTGCAACTTCCGATGTTTACTGTCATGTATGCTGACCGTGAGGGTCATATTATGCACCTGTTCAACGGTCTGGTTCCCGTGCGACAAGCAGGAGACTTTGCTTATTGGCAAGGCATCATCCCTGGTGATACATCTCAAACTTTGTGGACGAAAATTCACCCTTATAATGATTTGCCCAAAGTCATTGACCCAGCCAGTGGTTGGTTACAAAATGCCAATGACCCACCGTGGACTACTACTTTTCCATCTCCGCTCAAAGCAGATAATTATCCTGCCTACATGGCACCACGGGGGCCGATGTATTTTCGGGCGCAGCGTTCTGCAAAGATGTTAGCTGAAGATGAAAACATTTCTTTCCAGGAAATGGTTGCTTATAAACATTCTACGCAAATGGAACTAGCAGAGCGGATTCTAGATGATTTGATTCCAGTTGCACAAAAACAAGGAGATGAATTAACACGTCGCGCTGCTGATGTCTTAGCAGCCTGGGATCGCAAAGCTGATGCTAATAGTCGGGGTGCAGTACTGTTTAACGCCTGGGTGAATAACATAGACTTGGATACGTTGTTTAGCACTCCTTGGAATGAAAAATCCCCACGCACAACACCCGACGGTTTGGCTAACCCCACAAGCGCGGTGAAAGCGTTGGCGGATGCAGCACAAAAAGTAAAAAAAGTCTATGGAAAATTAGATATCCCTTGGGGTGATGTCTTCCGGTTACAGTATGGCAATTTAGATTTGCCTGCCAATGGTGGTGATGGAGATAAAGGCATTTTCCGCGTAGTCAATTTTGCCCCAACAGGCGATCGGCAGTTTCGAGCGATCGCAGGTGATTCCTATGTTGCTGCTGTTGAGTTCTCTCAACCACTAAAAGCAATGGCTCTTACTAGCTATGGTAATGCTAGTCAACCTAATTCAACTCATGTCGCCGATCAACTGCAATTATTTGTGCGCCAGCAGTTACGTCCGGTTTGGCGAACCCGACAAGAAATCACAGATCATTTGGAGCAACACAAATTATTCTAG
- a CDS encoding MFS transporter codes for MTLPTRQTGMRTFMTVWFGQAVSLIGSSMTDFALTIWVWQLTGEATPLALLTFFTKLPQILFAPIAGVIVDRAPRKLLIILTDTVSAVMNITVLLLYLTQHLQMWHLYLIMAIKGTFEQFQTLAFSASISVIVPKQHYNRASSMGFLAGYGSNIVAPALASVLYLVIGIAGILMIDLTTFAIAIITVLLVQIPQPAIKSVELQTSTNIRQELSYGWHYIAARPSLLAMLVLASWFWFAHDIGAALYSPLILARTGNDAQILGSLASAAGIGGVIGALVVSSWGGNKRRINGVLIGMIGAGLSKIAFGLGRSPLIWIPTQFCSSLNFPFLGSYHNAIWLAKVKTQVQGRVFATRSVVELVTSSVAFLIAGLLADRIFEPAMLPNGSLSPFLGSIFGTDKGAGIALLYFISSLGLLIVGLSGYAVRNLRDLEMLLPDHDADNSQ; via the coding sequence ATGACCTTACCTACTCGTCAAACTGGTATGCGGACTTTTATGACTGTCTGGTTTGGTCAGGCGGTTTCGCTCATTGGCAGTAGTATGACAGACTTTGCCCTGACTATCTGGGTATGGCAACTCACTGGTGAAGCTACACCACTGGCGTTGTTGACTTTTTTTACAAAACTGCCACAAATTCTATTTGCACCTATAGCTGGTGTCATAGTTGACCGCGCTCCTCGCAAATTGTTGATTATACTGACTGATACGGTGAGCGCTGTAATGAATATAACTGTTTTGTTGCTTTACCTGACGCAGCATTTGCAAATGTGGCATCTCTACTTGATTATGGCCATCAAAGGCACATTTGAGCAATTTCAAACACTGGCGTTTTCGGCATCAATATCTGTAATAGTACCAAAGCAACATTACAACCGAGCTAGTAGTATGGGTTTCCTGGCTGGTTACGGCTCTAATATCGTTGCACCAGCATTAGCAAGCGTTCTTTATCTAGTTATTGGTATAGCTGGTATCTTAATGATTGATCTCACTACTTTTGCGATCGCCATTATTACTGTTTTGCTAGTGCAGATCCCGCAACCTGCTATCAAGTCAGTAGAACTACAAACTAGCACTAACATCAGACAGGAACTCAGCTACGGTTGGCACTACATTGCTGCACGTCCTAGTTTACTGGCAATGCTAGTTCTCGCGTCTTGGTTTTGGTTTGCTCATGACATCGGTGCTGCACTCTATTCTCCGTTGATTTTGGCTCGCACTGGAAATGACGCTCAAATTTTAGGTAGTTTAGCCTCAGCCGCAGGTATTGGAGGTGTGATAGGTGCTTTAGTTGTTAGCAGTTGGGGAGGTAACAAACGCCGCATCAATGGAGTACTTATCGGGATGATTGGTGCAGGTTTGAGCAAAATTGCCTTCGGTTTGGGTAGAAGTCCGTTAATTTGGATTCCTACTCAGTTTTGCTCGTCTCTTAACTTTCCTTTTCTTGGTAGTTATCACAATGCAATCTGGCTAGCCAAGGTGAAAACCCAAGTGCAGGGACGTGTTTTTGCCACCCGTTCTGTGGTGGAATTAGTCACTTCATCAGTGGCATTTTTAATAGCTGGGCTATTAGCTGATCGCATTTTTGAACCAGCGATGCTGCCTAATGGTAGCCTCTCACCTTTTTTAGGCAGCATCTTCGGTACTGACAAAGGTGCAGGTATTGCACTATTGTATTTTATCTCTTCGCTGGGTTTGTTAATAGTTGGTTTAAGTGGATATGCTGTTCGCAACTTGCGTGATCTAGAAATGCTCTTACCAGATCATGATGCTGACAATTCTCAGTAA
- a CDS encoding PepSY-associated TM helix domain-containing protein, which produces MKLRPAALLLHRLIGIALGIVIAVIGLTGSALVFWHEIHHQLNSPLTTVIPQAQSISVDEIEETVNKAYPDWQVSSIEMPNSLSDAYKVTITSKEDKSLDVYVNPYTNIILGALQWESSLMGIIYEIHESFLAGDIGKKFVGVFGILLVLMSISGIILWNGWHRLILGFKIRWRAPGKLVNYDLHKFVGILSVGFLLLLALTGFCLTATKETRQVMYYLTNMPVIPNPTSKVIAGQAPLKMSKILELANIAFPAGRVTLISYPEKPEEAVFLIKKQPLEVTYYGLTHLYVDQYSGEVLRINNPLTESLRTKFANAVFSIFILHTGRYGGQLMMILYVVVGLVPTFLLITGLLMWRQRQWAIARRQAAIRLSHTSLIEPPDSN; this is translated from the coding sequence ATGAAACTCCGCCCAGCTGCTCTCTTGTTACACCGCTTGATAGGAATTGCACTCGGAATAGTCATAGCTGTGATTGGCTTAACCGGGAGCGCTCTTGTCTTCTGGCATGAAATTCACCATCAACTAAATTCACCATTAACGACAGTAATACCGCAAGCACAAAGCATATCAGTTGATGAGATTGAAGAAACTGTAAACAAGGCTTACCCTGATTGGCAAGTTTCATCAATCGAGATGCCAAATTCTCTGAGTGATGCCTATAAAGTCACTATCACCTCTAAAGAAGATAAATCTTTGGATGTATATGTGAATCCTTATACAAATATCATTCTCGGTGCTTTGCAATGGGAAAGCAGCTTAATGGGAATAATTTATGAAATTCATGAATCATTTTTAGCTGGAGATATCGGAAAAAAATTTGTCGGTGTTTTTGGCATTTTGTTAGTGTTAATGAGTATTTCTGGAATCATACTTTGGAATGGTTGGCATAGACTGATTCTAGGATTTAAAATTCGCTGGCGTGCGCCTGGGAAATTAGTAAATTATGACCTGCATAAATTTGTCGGGATTTTATCTGTAGGCTTTTTGCTGTTGCTAGCTTTAACAGGGTTCTGCTTGACTGCTACTAAAGAGACGCGACAAGTAATGTATTACCTAACAAATATGCCTGTCATTCCTAACCCAACCTCAAAAGTAATTGCGGGTCAAGCGCCTCTGAAGATGAGCAAAATTTTGGAGTTGGCTAATATTGCTTTTCCTGCTGGAAGAGTGACTCTTATTTCTTATCCAGAGAAACCAGAAGAAGCCGTTTTTTTAATCAAGAAACAGCCTTTGGAAGTGACTTATTATGGTCTAACTCATTTATATGTGGATCAATATAGTGGCGAAGTGTTGCGGATAAATAATCCACTGACTGAGTCACTGAGAACTAAATTCGCAAATGCTGTATTTAGTATATTTATCCTGCACACAGGGCGTTATGGTGGACAACTGATGATGATTTTGTATGTAGTTGTGGGGTTAGTTCCTACTTTTTTGTTGATTACAGGGTTGTTGATGTGGCGACAGCGACAGTGGGCGATCGCCCGCCGTCAAGCAGCCATCAGATTGAGCCATACAAGCTTAATAGAGCCGCCAGATAGTAACTAG